The following coding sequences lie in one Vibrio spartinae genomic window:
- a CDS encoding amidase — MGQHQVRDQRIYCQQGPDYLAATDDGALSGLSFVFKDLFDVAGYTTGAGNPAWLESHASANATSPIIETLLSAGATCHGRVQTDELAYSLNGQNIHYGTPENPAAPDCIPGGSSSGSAVAVAQGDVDFSIGTDTGGSVRIPASYCGLFGLRPTLGKFDLANCFELAKSFDTAGIFARDLSVLTSVYCELSAETLPDTVDPVPTLYLDRFMAQHLNEDRYQRVHDRCRWAGIALEEKDFMTQSEWTLDALSLLFRSIQGYEIIQKHGRWLTEHERSLDPAILERVKWARTVEDKTYQQGKLRQKAFRMWLYAQLDEHGGVWLLPTTPAGPPSLAITPQAMADYRTELMGLTAIAGLAGFPQLHLPFHGMHDGPCGMSLLGLPNEEPRLLAIAARLMAGENSQ, encoded by the coding sequence ATGGGACAACATCAGGTCAGAGACCAACGTATTTATTGTCAGCAAGGGCCCGATTACCTTGCGGCAACGGATGATGGGGCATTATCCGGTTTGAGCTTTGTGTTTAAAGATTTGTTTGATGTCGCAGGCTATACCACCGGAGCCGGGAATCCCGCATGGCTGGAAAGCCATGCCTCGGCCAATGCGACTTCACCGATTATCGAAACCTTACTCAGTGCAGGGGCAACTTGTCATGGCCGGGTTCAGACCGATGAGCTGGCTTATAGCCTGAACGGACAAAACATCCATTACGGGACGCCCGAGAACCCGGCCGCGCCCGATTGTATTCCCGGTGGTTCATCGAGTGGCAGCGCGGTGGCCGTCGCTCAGGGGGATGTGGATTTCTCTATCGGGACAGACACCGGCGGTTCGGTGCGGATTCCCGCCAGTTATTGTGGCTTGTTCGGCTTACGTCCCACATTGGGAAAGTTTGATCTCGCCAATTGCTTCGAACTCGCCAAAAGCTTTGATACCGCAGGTATTTTTGCGCGGGATTTGTCCGTTCTGACGTCGGTTTATTGTGAGCTATCCGCAGAGACGCTCCCGGATACGGTTGATCCGGTTCCGACCCTCTATCTTGACCGTTTTATGGCTCAGCACCTGAATGAAGATCGCTATCAGCGGGTTCATGACCGTTGCCGTTGGGCCGGGATTGCGCTCGAAGAGAAAGATTTTATGACACAGTCCGAGTGGACGCTGGATGCACTGAGTCTGCTGTTTCGCAGCATTCAGGGCTATGAAATTATCCAGAAACATGGTCGTTGGCTGACGGAGCATGAGCGCTCGCTCGATCCTGCCATTTTAGAACGGGTCAAATGGGCGAGAACGGTCGAAGATAAAACTTATCAGCAAGGGAAGCTCCGCCAGAAAGCCTTCCGCATGTGGTTATATGCCCAGTTAGATGAACACGGTGGCGTCTGGCTACTACCAACCACACCTGCGGGGCCGCCATCACTGGCGATTACCCCGCAAGCCATGGCGGATTACCGGACTGAGTTGATGGGATTGACCGCCATTGCCGGATTAGCCGGGTTCCCCCAGTTACATTTGCCATTTCACGGGATGCATGATGGCCCTTGCGGGATGTCGTTACTAGGGCTACCGAATGAAGAGCCGCGATTATTGGCGATTGCAGCAAGACTGATGGCCGGAGAAAACAGTCAATGA